CTCGGCGAGTTCGCGCCCACGCGCACTTTCCGCGGCCACGGCGGCAAGCTGGTCGACAAGCGCGCGAAGGCGCGTTAACCGATGCGAAAGGAGACTGACACGATGCAGGCTCGTGCCATCGCCCGCGGCGTCGGGATGTCGCCGCGCAAGATGCGGCTGGTCCTGGACCTGATCCGCGGCCGCGGCGTGAACGAAGCGTACGCCATCCTCAAGTTCTCGAAGAAGGGCGCCACGCGCCCCATCGAGAAGACCCTCCGCTCCGCCGTGGCCAACGCGGTGCAGAAGGCCGACCAGGCACAGAGCTACCTGGACGCCGACGAGCTGGTGGTTCGCGAGGCGTACGTAAACGAGGGTCCGCGGCTGAAGCGGTTCTCGCCCCGTGCCATGGGCCGGGCGACGCCGATCATCAAGCGGACCAGCCACGTCACCATCATCGTCGACCGCAAGGAGTAGCCGTGGGACAGAAGACGCATCCGAGGGGATTCCGCCTGGGCATCGTTGCCCCGTGGAAGTCCCGCTGGTACGCCGAGCGCA
The window above is part of the Longimicrobium sp. genome. Proteins encoded here:
- the rplV gene encoding 50S ribosomal protein L22 — protein: MQARAIARGVGMSPRKMRLVLDLIRGRGVNEAYAILKFSKKGATRPIEKTLRSAVANAVQKADQAQSYLDADELVVREAYVNEGPRLKRFSPRAMGRATPIIKRTSHVTIIVDRKE